Sequence from the Chloroflexota bacterium genome:
TCAGCCATCGCCAGGGATTTTACTGGAAATGGGCCCGGCTATCAACGGCCCTTCTAGGAGTTGACCGAGGGAGGGGCTTTTGCTTATACTGGCCCGAATATGAAAAGGTCTGCAGGAATGGTGGTGCGGTGTCTGGAGGTGGGGTCCTTTATGGCTAACTGCTACATCGTGGGCTCCGGGAAAACGAAAGAGGGGATGGTCATAGACCCTGGGGACGAAGGCCAGCTCATCCTGAAGACTGTCCAAGAGCTGGGCCTGAGAATAAAGGCCGTTGTCGCCACCCATGCCCATATGGACCATTTCTCTGCCGTGGGGGAGATAAAGGCGGCCACGGGGGCTGATTTCCTGGTCCATGAGGATGATGCCCCGGGCCTGAAGCAGAGGGAGTATTTCTCCTCTCTTTTTGGCGTGTCTTTCCCCGAGGCCCCTCCCGCCGACCGGCTCTTGAGGGACGGGGACACCATCCAGGTGGGGGACCTCCGGTTCCAGGTCCTCCACACTCCCGGCCACACCCGTGGGGGCATATGCCTCCTGGGGGAGGGGGTAGTATTTACCGGGGACACCCTCTTCTCCCAGGGCATTGGCCGGTCTGACCTGCCCGGAGGGGACTACCAGGTGCTGATGGAGGCCATCCGCTCCCGGCTCATGTCCCTCCCCGACGATACCGTTGTCTACCCCGGACACGGCCCCGAGACCTCCATCGGCTACGAGCGGCGCTACAATCCGTATCTAAAGGAGGAGCTGAACTAGCTTTCTGCCATGGAATTCCTGCCGCTGCTCTTTATGGCCGTCCTGGTGAGGTATCTATGGGCCCGCTATCTGCCTCTGGTGGCGCCCAGGGGCTGGTTTTTTTCTACGCTCGGCGCCTATCTGGGGGCCCTGGGTGGTGGCCTCCTCCAGCGCTTTTTCCTCCCCTGGGGGCCTCATCTGCTTGGGTTCTATTTTATTGGGGCCCTGCTGGGCTCGGTCCTGGTCCTCTTCGCCTGGGGGGTGGGGCCTTACATCCGGGTGTTGCTCCGGGGGAAGTAGGGCCTATTACTTCGCCTTTTTGGCCCCGGGTCTGGCCGGCCTCCCGCTGCCCTTCAGGCTCTTCACAAAATCGTCCACGGTGAGGGCTGCCATGGTCATGGTCCCCAGTGTCCCCCTGGACCCCAGCTCAATGGCTACCCTTACCATTACCTCGTTGGTCGGAGCCTCCAGAATATTGATGAAATCGTAGGGGCCCAGCAGAGCATACTGGGCGAGGACCTTCGCCCCCATGGCCTCGACCTCTTTGTTCACCTCTTTGATCCTGGCGGGGTTAGCCTTTATGGACTTCCGGCCCTCGTCGGTCAAAGTGGTGAGCATCAAATAGACAGCCATTTCGCACCTCCAGTTTTTTCCCCCTCGGTGGGGTAGCCGCATACCTCGGATGGTTCCAATACTAGTCCATTCAGCAGAGGGCGTCAATCTTCCGGGGGCCAGGGGGTGGTGGGTGTGCTATACTAAATCCTGGGCCAGGGTAGCTCAGGGGTAGAGCAGCGGTTTCGTAAACCGCCGGTCGGAGGTTCGACTCCTCTCCCTGGCTGTATCTGAACCCTCCCCTCATGTTGACGGTTTGTTGACGGGCCTCGATGGGGTAGGTAGTGTAGACCGTCAGCTAAAATGGGACATTTTTAAGGCCACTAAAACCGTACACTTTGGGTAGTGGCGCAAGCTCCTGATGGGGTAGTAGACTAACCTACCGACAGAAAGGAGCTAACGTGTCCCAGGAAAACAAAGACAAAGCTAACGCTGCCGAAGCCAGGACGCAGGGTACCCGGGGCTTCATGCAGCAGGTCAGAGTGGCAGCGAGGCGCAAGTACACCCCGGAGGAGAAGGTCCGTATCGTGCTGGAGGGGTTCCGCCGGGAGGTGGGAGTAAGGGACCTCTGCCGCCGGGAAGGGATCAAACCGGGGGCCTTTTACGCCTGGACCAAGGACTTCATGGAAGCAGGGAAGGGGCGGCTCACCCGGGACGCCGCACGCGACGCCACGCGCCAAGAGATCGACGAGATAAAGCGGGAGAACGCTGAGCTCAAGCACCTGGTGGCTGACCTGTCATTAGAAGCTTACCGTCTCAAAGAAACGGCTATTCCTCCGCTGGGGAACCACGCCGGCGACGGCGCATGAGCCCCGCGGAGAGGGCTCATGTCCTGGCCCAGGTGGAAAGCCAGTCCGGGTGCAAGCGACAGGCGCTGGCAGTGCTGGGGGTACCCAGGAGCACCTACTACCGCTGGCGACAGGGGCAACCCGGTTCGGGCTACAGAGGAAGGCCGTGGAACCGGATCACTCCTAACGAGGAGCGCCGAATACTGGCGGTAGCCCGGGAGTACCCTGAACTCTCCAGCCGGCAACTCTCAGCCCGGATTACGGACTACGAGGGCTTCTCCGTGTCCGAATCGACGGTGTACCGCATTCTTAGAAGGGAAGGCCTGGTGAAACGCCTGGAAATGCAGGTTACAGCTGGCAAGGAGTACCACACCAAGACCACACGGCCCCACCAGATGTGGGCCACCGACGCTTCCTACTTCCGGGTGGTCGGCTGGGGCTACTACTACCTGGTAACCGTGATGGACGACTATTCCCGCTTCATCCTGGCCTGGAAGCTGCAGAAAGACATGTCGGCTGATTCTCTCATCGAGGTGATTCAGGAAGCCATCGATGCCACCCACATGACCGAAGTGCACGTAGAAGACCGCACCAAGCTGCTGTCGGATAACGGGTCTGGCTACTTGTCCCGCGTCTTCAAAGACTACCTGCACCTGGTAGGGATAAGGCACATCGTGGCCGCGCCCTTCCATCCCCAGACCAACGGCAAGGTGGAGCGCTACCAGCAGTCTCTGAAACATGAGGTGAACCAGCTACCCTATGAACTTCCCAGCCAGCTGGAGAAAGCTATTGCCGACTTCGTCGACTACTACAACCACCGCCGCTACCACAAGGCCCTGGGCGACGTGACGCCCGCCGATGTCCTCTATGGCAGGAGAGAGCAGATCCTACAGCGCAGGAAGGAGGTGCGAATACAGACACTTAACCAGCGGAGGGATTACAACCAGGGCCTCAAGGAGCTTGTCAGTGCCGCCTGATCGGGCAAAAGTGTTCGGTTTAAAAAGTGTCCCATTTCGCTGATTGACAACAATACAGGTTTCATTGCTTCTCGGAGGGGGTTCTGCTCGGACATGGGCGTGTCCTACTAAACGAATTGACGTTCTGTTTTCTCACTGCACAAGCGCTCTGGGGGTGGCAAGGGCTGACGGCCTACATCGGCACTCACTAACGAAAAGTCAGATCATAAATACCAGAACCATCATATCCCTGAGGTCGCCTATGAGTCATCAACCCAAAGCAAGGAGAACCCAGGGCTCATTTTACTTCTTTTCTGCAAGTGGGGCTGCGAAGTAGAGAGGTTGGGTGCCTTATTGGAACTCTTCCAGGAAGGCTTCTACATTCTCGCCCAGGACCTCCTGGTTGTAGCCCCCTTCCAGGACGGCGAACCTCTTCCCTTGGCAGTTTCTCTCGGCAGCTTCTTTAAGCAATTTGCCAATTGTCCCGTAGTCTTCAACTTCAAATATGCGGCCCCGGCCTTCCTTGGCTCTATCAAAGCCGGCTGATACGGCCAGGATATCGTAACCTGTGGCGTTTTTGAGATACTCTTCCAGGGCTTGCAGTTGTGGAATTCTGTCTTCTTCCGGCTTGTAAAGGTAGGTGGCACCCGTCTCAACCCAACTTTCCCCGGGTGGGGGCCGTAGCGCATCTCTACCTACCATTGGCAGGTAATAATAGGTAACTCTACTATCATTGCGGAATATCTCCGCTGTCCCGTTTCCGAAATGAAGGTCAATGTCCACAATCAAGGCCCTTCCTATCTTCTTCTCATCCAGCAGCTTCTTAACGGCAATGGCGATGTTGTTGAAGTAACAATAGTTCGAGGAATTGTTGGGACTGGCATGATGGCCGGGGGGCCTGATGAGGCCAAAAGTGACCTCTCCTTTTACTGCCAGCTCACCAGCCAAAATGGCTCCGCCGGCAGAGAGGCTGGCAACCTCATAAAGCTGAGGGTCCAATTTGACGAAGTCAATAAGCCGTTGCGTATGGACCCTTCTCAGGTCTTCTTCGCTGGTCGGTTCGGGTTTAACAAAGTCGTAAAAGCCTTCAAGTTCTTCCAAGATGGCTTCCATTCTCCCCGGGGCGGCACCTGGGAACTGTGAATAGACCTTCTGATAGTCCGGGTGAAAGATTACTTTGATTTTGGTTGCCTGAGGGGTCAAGGGAGCGGGCACCTCGGGTGTAGGGGTGGGGGTAGGTGTGGGCGCAGGAGTTGCAGCCGGCGACGGTGTAGGAGTTGGAGTTGCTTTTGGACGACACGTGCATCCGGGGGTCAAAAGCAACAGCAAGAGGACAACGACCAAATAGCGCCACATTGTCCACCTCCTCCGGAGGGATGCTGAAAATACTATCATAATTCTTGTCCAAGTATCGATTCCCCTGTGCCTGTTCACCGGAGTCGGCTGTGAACACGGCCATGAAACGAACTGAACGTCTGCCGGGTGAACCCTCGGCTTCCCCTGCGCCACCCCACCCATGGTGAGGTTGTGATGGAG
This genomic interval carries:
- a CDS encoding histone deacetylase family protein, which translates into the protein MEAILEELEGFYDFVKPEPTSEEDLRRVHTQRLIDFVKLDPQLYEVASLSAGGAILAGELAVKGEVTFGLIRPPGHHASPNNSSNYCYFNNIAIAVKKLLDEKKIGRALIVDIDLHFGNGTAEIFRNDSRVTYYYLPMVGRDALRPPPGESWVETGATYLYKPEEDRIPQLQALEEYLKNATGYDILAVSAGFDRAKEGRGRIFEVEDYGTIGKLLKEAAERNCQGKRFAVLEGGYNQEVLGENVEAFLEEFQ
- a CDS encoding MBL fold metallo-hydrolase; the encoded protein is MVVRCLEVGSFMANCYIVGSGKTKEGMVIDPGDEGQLILKTVQELGLRIKAVVATHAHMDHFSAVGEIKAATGADFLVHEDDAPGLKQREYFSSLFGVSFPEAPPADRLLRDGDTIQVGDLRFQVLHTPGHTRGGICLLGEGVVFTGDTLFSQGIGRSDLPGGDYQVLMEAIRSRLMSLPDDTVVYPGHGPETSIGYERRYNPYLKEELN
- a CDS encoding IS3 family transposase; this translates as MSPAERAHVLAQVESQSGCKRQALAVLGVPRSTYYRWRQGQPGSGYRGRPWNRITPNEERRILAVAREYPELSSRQLSARITDYEGFSVSESTVYRILRREGLVKRLEMQVTAGKEYHTKTTRPHQMWATDASYFRVVGWGYYYLVTVMDDYSRFILAWKLQKDMSADSLIEVIQEAIDATHMTEVHVEDRTKLLSDNGSGYLSRVFKDYLHLVGIRHIVAAPFHPQTNGKVERYQQSLKHEVNQLPYELPSQLEKAIADFVDYYNHRRYHKALGDVTPADVLYGRREQILQRRKEVRIQTLNQRRDYNQGLKELVSAA
- a CDS encoding transposase; the encoded protein is MSQENKDKANAAEARTQGTRGFMQQVRVAARRKYTPEEKVRIVLEGFRREVGVRDLCRREGIKPGAFYAWTKDFMEAGKGRLTRDAARDATRQEIDEIKRENAELKHLVADLSLEAYRLKETAIPPLGNHAGDGA
- a CDS encoding GYD domain-containing protein, which encodes MAVYLMLTTLTDEGRKSIKANPARIKEVNKEVEAMGAKVLAQYALLGPYDFINILEAPTNEVMVRVAIELGSRGTLGTMTMAALTVDDFVKSLKGSGRPARPGAKKAK